A single Corynebacterium stationis DNA region contains:
- a CDS encoding BCCT family transporter yields MRQRGRLSAVGLYPHDLHPGLVPGLSVEDQKNSFGIDKLVFSVTAIAIVSFIIWGVSNPESVANVSASAYAWSMDNVAWLLNLVMSLGLFVMLFLAFSRFGAIPLGKDDEKPEFSRFSWVAMMFGAGIGVGIFFFGPSEPLAYFLSPPPHTAEPATPAALHQAMAQSHFHWGLAIWGLYALVGGALAYSTYRRGRPSLLSSTYRSLLGSKPHEGIVGRIIDMMAIIATLFGTAATLGLSATQISQGVQIISGASEITNNIVIMIIGVLGVCFIISAVTGVARGIRYLSNINITVTLCLIGFVFIFGPSLFLLNLIPSGIATYIDQYLPMMGKSLSWGQETIDFQGSWTAFYWAWWIAWTPFVGMFIARISRGRTLREFALITIAAPTFILILAFTIFGGAAVNFHLGGLPLFDGSAGNEQVLFALFDQLPLNAITPFILILVLAIFFITSADSASVVMGTMSSKGNPEPNKLVVVFWGLCMMGIAVVMLLAGGVTTLTALQNLTILIALPFSVVLIFMTIGFIKDLMTDPAAIRRKYAAAAVQNAVVRGLEEHGDDFELSVCTAPDGRGAGANFDSSSEKLTDWYQRTDEHGNEIEFDHERGRWSDQEDPETPESSESPEPNPEAKDPV; encoded by the coding sequence GTGCGGCAGCGTGGCCGCCTGTCAGCGGTCGGACTCTACCCGCATGACTTGCACCCAGGATTAGTACCTGGGCTGAGCGTTGAGGATCAAAAGAACTCTTTTGGCATCGACAAGCTAGTTTTCTCTGTTACTGCGATCGCCATTGTCTCTTTCATCATCTGGGGTGTTTCCAACCCTGAATCGGTGGCAAATGTTTCCGCATCAGCTTATGCATGGTCAATGGACAATGTTGCGTGGCTGCTCAACCTTGTCATGAGTCTTGGTCTTTTCGTCATGCTCTTCTTGGCGTTTTCCCGCTTCGGTGCCATTCCACTGGGCAAAGACGATGAGAAACCTGAGTTTTCCCGTTTTTCCTGGGTAGCCATGATGTTCGGCGCTGGTATCGGTGTTGGTATCTTCTTCTTCGGCCCCTCCGAGCCACTGGCCTACTTCCTGTCTCCTCCTCCTCACACTGCTGAACCAGCTACTCCAGCGGCACTACACCAAGCAATGGCGCAGTCGCACTTCCACTGGGGTCTAGCAATTTGGGGACTATATGCACTCGTTGGCGGAGCGTTGGCATACTCGACCTACCGCCGCGGCCGACCTTCGCTGCTGAGCTCGACGTACCGCTCCCTGTTGGGCTCTAAGCCACATGAGGGCATCGTGGGACGAATCATCGACATGATGGCCATCATTGCCACCCTCTTTGGTACCGCGGCAACGCTGGGACTTTCTGCAACGCAGATCTCCCAGGGTGTGCAAATTATCTCCGGCGCCAGCGAAATCACCAACAACATTGTCATCATGATCATCGGGGTATTGGGAGTCTGCTTCATCATCAGTGCGGTTACTGGTGTTGCCCGCGGTATCCGCTACCTTTCCAACATCAATATCACGGTGACCTTGTGCCTGATTGGATTCGTTTTCATCTTCGGCCCAAGCCTCTTCCTGCTCAACCTGATTCCTTCAGGCATCGCTACCTACATTGACCAGTACCTGCCAATGATGGGCAAGTCCTTATCCTGGGGCCAGGAGACCATCGATTTCCAGGGCAGCTGGACTGCGTTCTACTGGGCATGGTGGATTGCCTGGACTCCCTTTGTCGGCATGTTCATCGCACGCATTTCCCGCGGTCGTACACTGCGTGAATTCGCGTTGATTACTATCGCTGCACCAACTTTCATCCTGATTTTGGCATTCACCATCTTCGGTGGTGCTGCCGTCAACTTCCACCTGGGCGGCTTGCCGCTTTTCGATGGTTCGGCCGGCAATGAGCAAGTATTGTTCGCGCTTTTCGATCAACTCCCACTCAACGCTATTACTCCTTTCATTCTTATCTTGGTGCTGGCAATTTTCTTCATCACCTCCGCGGACTCCGCATCCGTCGTGATGGGGACGATGTCGTCCAAGGGCAACCCAGAGCCAAATAAGTTGGTCGTTGTCTTCTGGGGTTTGTGCATGATGGGCATTGCCGTCGTCATGCTGTTGGCCGGCGGCGTGACCACGTTGACCGCATTGCAGAACCTGACGATCCTTATCGCACTGCCATTCTCTGTTGTTCTGATATTCATGACCATCGGCTTCATCAAGGATTTAATGACTGACCCAGCAGCGATTCGCCGCAAGTATGCAGCCGCGGCAGTCCAAAATGCGGTGGTTCGAGGCCTTGAAGAACATGGCGATGACTTTGAGCTATCAGTATGTACCGCTCCTGACGGACGCGGAGCTGGCGCCAATTTCGATTCCAGCTCTGAAAAGCTCACCGATTGGTACCAGCGCACCGATGAGCACGGTAATGAAATTGAGTTCGACCACGAACGCGGAAGGTGGAGTGACCAAGAGGATCCAGAAACCCCGGAATCTTCAGAAAGTCCAGAGCCAAATCCCGAGGCTAAAGACCCCGTGTAA
- a CDS encoding flavin reductase, with product MHSPIKDKIVAAWSKAWDEGNVDAFDDIITDSYTRKGTQSQKVSDIDRVKQEILDIRTALPDLTTTIDQILIEEDRGAIYWHSTGTFTESFSGVPPTGAEVTTYGSNLITFVDGKIDHERVTWDAHALLSDMGLKSLRAAFDDFDVESVNEDFSGEPSREALKAFNRQFITGVTVVTTRDEENAPRGLAVNSYNSVSLDPPLVLVCVQKTSSTYPSLFRSKYMGINIMSRDQRDTLGVFASRDKDKFSQVEWHEGDYGSPMITNSAASIEVEIKERFQALTHTVFIGRVLSAEASESEPLIYKAGKFYDSLNLDSMD from the coding sequence ATGCATTCGCCAATCAAGGACAAAATCGTCGCGGCCTGGTCTAAGGCATGGGATGAAGGTAACGTCGACGCTTTCGACGACATCATCACTGATTCCTACACGCGTAAAGGCACCCAGTCGCAGAAAGTTTCAGACATTGACCGTGTGAAACAAGAGATTTTGGACATTCGAACCGCACTTCCGGATCTGACGACCACCATCGATCAGATTCTGATTGAAGAAGACCGCGGTGCCATCTACTGGCATTCCACCGGCACTTTCACTGAGTCTTTCAGTGGTGTCCCACCAACCGGCGCTGAAGTAACCACCTACGGTTCCAACCTGATTACGTTCGTGGATGGCAAGATCGACCACGAGCGCGTCACGTGGGACGCACACGCTTTGCTGTCGGATATGGGTCTGAAGTCGCTGCGTGCAGCTTTCGATGACTTTGATGTCGAATCCGTCAACGAAGACTTCTCCGGTGAACCATCCCGGGAAGCACTCAAGGCGTTTAACCGTCAGTTCATCACCGGCGTGACCGTGGTGACCACACGCGATGAAGAAAATGCTCCGCGTGGACTGGCCGTAAACTCCTATAACTCGGTGTCTTTGGACCCACCACTGGTTCTGGTCTGCGTCCAGAAGACCTCATCGACTTACCCTTCGCTGTTCCGCTCCAAGTACATGGGTATCAACATCATGAGCCGCGACCAGCGCGACACCTTGGGCGTCTTTGCTTCCCGAGATAAGGATAAGTTCTCGCAGGTTGAGTGGCACGAAGGTGATTATGGTTCGCCGATGATCACGAATTCGGCAGCGTCTATCGAAGTAGAAATCAAGGAACGCTTCCAGGCGCTTACCCACACCGTATTCATCGGACGTGTGCTCTCGGCTGAAGCAAGCGAATCCGAGCCGCTAATTTACAAGGCTGGCAAGTTCTACGACAGCCTCAACCTCGACTCAATGGACTAA
- a CDS encoding GntR family transcriptional regulator: MQQTVIQGNRDSQDEPTLFEKVRARILSGEFEPGSLVPEAGLADDFGVSRTPIREVLKQLERQGLVEIQPRVGTFVHKPTRREIAELFQLKEVLEGLAAGLLARRGPVPELDILQRNCEESELAVEQNNSKRYAELVHEFHWTLVRGADNKKLYEQYEWMMHQLVYHQLVLKTVTKPSRLLASNSEHHQVLEAIREKDAMAAEFAMRSHVHTSSQLAMVPEEVKQTTSEPFYLH; this comes from the coding sequence ATGCAACAAACTGTGATTCAAGGCAATAGGGACTCCCAGGATGAGCCAACTCTCTTTGAGAAGGTTCGCGCTCGTATCCTCAGCGGTGAGTTTGAACCTGGCAGCCTGGTCCCCGAGGCCGGGCTGGCAGATGATTTCGGAGTCAGCCGCACGCCAATTCGGGAAGTCTTGAAGCAGCTCGAACGACAAGGCTTAGTGGAAATTCAGCCGCGGGTAGGAACGTTTGTACACAAGCCAACTCGTCGCGAAATCGCTGAGCTTTTCCAGCTCAAAGAGGTTTTAGAAGGGCTTGCGGCAGGGCTTTTAGCTCGTCGCGGGCCGGTGCCGGAGCTTGATATCTTGCAGCGCAACTGCGAGGAGTCGGAGCTGGCAGTTGAGCAGAATAACTCCAAGCGATATGCAGAGCTCGTTCACGAATTCCACTGGACGCTGGTCCGCGGCGCTGACAATAAGAAGCTGTATGAGCAATACGAGTGGATGATGCATCAGCTTGTATACCACCAGCTGGTGCTGAAAACAGTGACAAAGCCCAGCCGCTTGTTAGCTTCCAACTCGGAGCACCACCAGGTGCTGGAAGCCATTCGAGAAAAGGATGCCATGGCCGCGGAGTTCGCAATGCGCAGCCACGTGCATACCTCTAGCCAGCTCGCAATGGTTCCCGAGGAAGTGAAACAGACAACGTCAGAACCTTTTTATCTCCACTAA
- a CDS encoding amino acid synthesis family protein translates to MTTTIASHPEFLLLAQKLGVRKISLVRDEIRQEAGVSLDQPIQQAAAIAVLPNPWAGKGVDSDLSEEVEKLAPVLAKVLADKLIDALGGADNIEAFGKAGLVGTNGEVEHAGALIHTPYFGNIVRELLEGTSVLCFADGRGIPSQSIRVPIWHKTHATSRNHYQTMDVHLADAPHADEICVIAAASTGTRPFPRIGDRRTDGNVTTEILKGLI, encoded by the coding sequence ATGACCACCACGATTGCATCCCACCCAGAGTTCTTGCTCTTGGCGCAGAAGCTGGGAGTACGAAAGATTTCTCTGGTTCGAGATGAAATTAGACAGGAAGCTGGAGTTTCACTCGACCAGCCAATCCAGCAAGCAGCTGCCATTGCTGTCTTGCCTAACCCCTGGGCAGGGAAGGGCGTTGATAGTGACCTTTCCGAAGAAGTAGAAAAGCTGGCCCCAGTACTCGCCAAGGTTTTAGCAGACAAGCTTATCGATGCCCTCGGCGGCGCCGATAACATCGAAGCCTTCGGCAAGGCCGGCTTGGTGGGAACCAATGGCGAGGTTGAGCACGCAGGTGCACTCATCCACACCCCGTACTTCGGAAATATTGTTCGCGAGTTGTTGGAAGGAACTTCCGTGCTGTGCTTTGCAGACGGCCGCGGTATTCCTTCGCAGAGTATCCGTGTCCCTATCTGGCACAAGACTCATGCAACATCGCGCAACCACTATCAAACCATGGACGTGCACTTGGCGGATGCGCCGCATGCCGATGAAATTTGTGTCATCGCTGCAGCTTCTACAGGTACTCGACCATTCCCTCGCATTGGTGACCGTCGTACTGATGGCAATGTCACTACCGAAATTTTGAAAGGACTCATCTAA
- a CDS encoding amino acid synthesis family protein — MEIRKITTITEEILTEGGKEVDPVINIAVVAAVIKNPWHGQGFVEDLNPGIDEVASDVGAVLAPRVVELLGGKLEAYGKAAIVGLDGEIEHGSALIHTLKFGNHFRDAANATTLLPAVEKRGTTGIVFDIPLKHFTDATIRSHHQTFECRVADAPHADEILIALAGSSGGRPQERLAALSTEQ, encoded by the coding sequence ATGGAAATCCGTAAGATCACCACAATCACTGAAGAGATTCTCACCGAAGGCGGTAAGGAAGTTGACCCAGTAATCAACATTGCTGTGGTGGCTGCTGTCATCAAAAACCCATGGCACGGCCAGGGTTTCGTAGAAGACCTTAACCCAGGTATTGACGAAGTCGCATCGGATGTCGGTGCAGTTCTCGCTCCTCGCGTGGTTGAATTGCTCGGCGGCAAGCTGGAAGCATACGGCAAGGCAGCTATCGTTGGTCTTGATGGCGAAATCGAGCACGGTTCTGCTCTGATTCACACGTTGAAGTTCGGCAACCACTTCCGTGATGCAGCAAACGCCACCACCTTGCTGCCAGCAGTAGAAAAGCGCGGTACCACAGGTATCGTCTTCGATATTCCGCTGAAGCACTTCACCGATGCCACCATTCGCTCCCACCACCAGACCTTCGAGTGTCGTGTTGCAGATGCACCACACGCAGATGAAATTCTGATTGCACTTGCTGGCTCTTCCGGCGGTCGCCCACAGGAGCGCCTGGCAGCACTGAGCACCGAGCAGTAA
- a CDS encoding alpha/beta fold hydrolase → MNAAASSAKPTIVLLHGVGLDKSVWKPVQELLDFDSIALDLPGHGQQPPLTSTATLSELGDDVVARLPEDPVHLVGFSLGALIASNIAIRFQDKITSLTCVNAVCDRTPEESAQVATRLQAARDDFANSMSIALERWFPEDTPQNRALREETDKVLMANDVASYLYAYEVFATGDRELVVDLATITAPTLAITGENDPGSTPDMSYRIAKYIPNTRVEIVPEARHMMPVTHPDVLAQQLNNHVQQAERIA, encoded by the coding sequence ATGAACGCCGCAGCATCATCAGCCAAGCCAACTATTGTTCTCCTCCACGGGGTAGGGCTTGATAAGAGTGTGTGGAAGCCAGTTCAAGAATTATTGGACTTTGATTCAATAGCGCTTGATCTTCCAGGCCATGGCCAACAGCCACCGCTGACAAGCACCGCAACTTTATCCGAGTTGGGTGATGATGTTGTGGCACGGCTTCCCGAGGACCCAGTCCACCTGGTTGGGTTCTCGCTTGGAGCTTTAATCGCTTCCAATATCGCAATCCGCTTCCAAGACAAGATCACATCTTTAACCTGCGTGAACGCAGTATGTGATCGCACTCCGGAAGAATCCGCACAGGTAGCAACCCGTCTTCAAGCTGCACGCGATGACTTCGCAAACAGCATGAGTATCGCGTTAGAGCGCTGGTTCCCAGAAGATACCCCGCAAAACCGCGCGCTGCGCGAGGAAACCGACAAGGTCCTAATGGCCAATGACGTCGCTTCCTACTTATATGCCTATGAAGTATTTGCCACCGGCGATAGGGAATTGGTCGTGGATCTAGCAACCATCACCGCCCCAACCCTGGCTATCACGGGCGAAAATGACCCGGGTTCGACTCCCGATATGAGCTATCGGATTGCGAAGTACATCCCGAACACGCGGGTGGAAATCGTTCCCGAAGCTCGGCACATGATGCCAGTAACCCACCCGGACGTCCTGGCTCAACAACTTAACAACCACGTTCAGCAAGCAGAAAGGATAGCGTAA
- a CDS encoding aldehyde dehydrogenase, translating to MTTRINHFINGESVAPSENDYLESTNPATLDVLYEFARGSEKDVERAVNAADDAFRNPAWAGLTQTQRGHLLRKLGDVIGQNADELARLESLDNGKLLREMKGQLKGVPEYLYYYGGLADKIQGSQIPANSLDIINFTQREPLGVVGAITPWNSPLTLTISKLAPALAAGNTLVIKPSEYTSRTIVRLAELAYEAGFPAGVVNVVTGLGGEAGAALVSNHKLAKISFTGSTATGSSIAAQTASRFIGSTLELGGKSPNIVFEDANVANAAVGVIAGIFAAAGQTCIAGSRVFAHRSVYDELVERVTERASTIIIGDPLEDKTELGPLAFKSQLEKVESYVGIGVDEGATLRYGGKRPDVGLPGYFFEPTVLTETNNDMRVCQEEIFGPVAAIMPFDTEEEVLRLANDTEYGLAAGVWTSNLQRAMRMSQKLDAGTIWLNTYRAMSPMSPRQGFKNSGVGIEHGLESINEYTRLKSVWINTNEDPVADPFILRS from the coding sequence ATGACTACCCGTATTAATCATTTCATCAACGGAGAGTCCGTAGCTCCCAGTGAGAATGACTACCTGGAAAGTACTAACCCTGCGACGCTGGATGTGCTCTACGAATTTGCGCGCGGTAGCGAAAAGGACGTAGAACGCGCAGTCAATGCTGCTGACGATGCCTTCCGTAACCCAGCGTGGGCTGGTCTCACCCAGACCCAGCGTGGACATCTTTTGCGCAAGCTTGGCGATGTCATCGGTCAGAACGCTGATGAGCTCGCACGCCTAGAAAGCTTGGATAATGGCAAGCTTTTGCGTGAGATGAAAGGCCAGCTGAAGGGCGTTCCGGAGTACCTGTACTACTACGGAGGGCTTGCCGATAAGATTCAAGGCTCGCAGATTCCAGCGAACTCCCTGGATATCATCAACTTCACCCAGCGTGAACCACTCGGTGTCGTCGGTGCGATTACTCCATGGAACTCACCTTTGACGTTGACCATCTCCAAGCTGGCTCCAGCACTCGCAGCTGGTAACACCCTGGTTATCAAGCCAAGTGAGTACACCTCTCGGACCATTGTCCGCCTGGCTGAACTCGCCTATGAAGCTGGTTTCCCAGCGGGTGTCGTCAACGTGGTCACGGGTCTTGGTGGGGAAGCAGGTGCTGCTTTGGTCAGCAACCATAAGCTCGCGAAGATTTCCTTTACTGGCTCCACAGCGACCGGCTCATCGATTGCCGCGCAAACCGCATCGCGCTTTATCGGCTCGACCCTCGAGCTCGGAGGCAAGAGCCCCAACATCGTCTTCGAAGATGCCAATGTTGCTAATGCGGCAGTCGGTGTCATCGCTGGTATCTTCGCCGCCGCAGGTCAGACCTGCATTGCCGGCAGCCGCGTCTTCGCGCACCGCAGCGTGTACGACGAGCTGGTAGAACGCGTAACTGAGCGCGCCTCTACCATCATCATCGGCGACCCGCTCGAGGATAAGACTGAGCTTGGCCCACTGGCTTTCAAGTCCCAGCTGGAAAAGGTTGAATCCTATGTCGGTATCGGCGTGGATGAAGGCGCGACCCTGCGTTACGGCGGCAAGCGTCCTGATGTTGGACTGCCTGGCTACTTCTTCGAACCCACCGTGCTAACTGAAACCAACAACGACATGCGAGTGTGCCAGGAAGAAATCTTCGGACCCGTAGCAGCAATCATGCCTTTTGATACCGAAGAGGAAGTTCTGCGCTTGGCCAATGACACCGAGTATGGCCTGGCGGCTGGTGTGTGGACCTCGAACCTGCAGCGCGCAATGCGCATGTCACAAAAGTTGGACGCCGGCACCATCTGGCTCAACACCTACCGCGCGATGTCACCGATGTCTCCACGTCAGGGATTCAAGAACTCCGGTGTAGGCATTGAGCACGGACTGGAATCCATCAATGAATACACCCGCCTCAAGAGCGTGTGGATCAACACCAATGAAGACCCAGTAGCTGATCCATTCATCTTGAGGAGCTAG